CATTTTAACTCCCGTTCTATCTGACGCTCAGGTAGAGGAAGCAGTGAAAAAATTTGAAGATCTTTTAAAAGAAAAGAACTGTGAAATCGTTGCCAAAGAGAACTGGGGATTAAAAAAACTAGCTTATCCGATTCAATTAAAAAAGAACGGATTCTACACTTTAATCGAGTTTAAAGGGGAAGGTACTGTAGTTGCTGATTTAGAATTAGCATTCAAACGTGACGAAAGAGTAATCCGTTACCTGACTACAAAACTTGACAAGCATGCTGTTGAGTACGCTGTAACTAGAAGAACTAAAATCAAAGCGGCTAGAGCTTAATTATTAACCCTATTTTTTAAAAAAGACAAGACATGGCAATAGACGAAATGGCTAAACAAGCCTCAGCTGGAGGAGAATCAGAAGTAAAATTCCTTACTCCACTTGACATCAATACAAAATCTGAAAAGAAATATTGTAGATTCAAAAAATACGGAATTAAGCACGTTGATTACAAAGACGCTGACTTCTTATTACAGTTCGTAAACGAGCAAGGTAAAATCTTACCAAGAAGATACACTGGAACTTCTTTAAAATATCAAAGAAAAGTTTCTGCTGCTATCAAAAGAGCAAGACACCTTTCTTTACTACCTTACGTAGCTGACTTATTGAAATAAGACAAAAAAATAAATAAAAGAAGAGGGCAACCTCTTCTTTTGTTGCTGAATAAATAATTTAATTCTAACGATTTTTAGATAAAAGATAAAGACATATCATCTTGATTCTTCACTCTAAAACTAAAAACGGACAACAACAATGGACATTATTCTAAAAAAAGACGTAGAAAACTTAGGTCTTGAATTCGATACAGTAAGCGTAAAGCCAGGTTATGCTAGAAACTTCTTACTTCCTCAAGGAATTGCACTTTTAGCGACTCCTAAAAACAAAGCAGCTCTAGAAGCTACTTTAGAAGCTAGAAAAGAAGAAGAAGCTAAATTAATCGCTGCTGCTAACGGTGTAGTAGATCAATTAAAGAAAACTTCTATCACTATTCCTGCAAAAGTAGGTTCTGGTGACAAGTTATTCGGATCTATCAACAATGCAGATCTTTCTGCTGCTCTTGCTAAAGCTGGAGTTTCTGTTGAGAAGAAATACATCAAAATTCCAGGAAACACTATTAAGAGAACTGGTAAAGTAACTGCAAACATCAGATTACACAGAAATGTTGAGTACAACTTCGAATTCGACATCGTATCTGACGCTCCGGTAGAAGCTCCTAAGCCAGCTGCTCCTAAAGCTAAAGTAGTAGAAGAAACTCCTTCTGAAGAAGCTTAAGATTCTAAAGAGATTTTCTCAAATATATAAACCACTTCTTTTGAAGTGGTTTTTTTGTTTATGAAAAGCTTAATCCCGCTATCCACTCATACTCCTCGCGCAGCCGCTTAGCCAACGTTTACTGCGGGTAACCGTTTCTATCGGGGCTAAGATAGTAGTCAAAAAAATGGGTGACTGAGGCTCCGAAGTCACCAATACAATCTACTCTCCCCCTCTCAATTTCTGCTGATACTCACTAGGCGGCACTCCGATTACTTTTTTAAAGATATTACTGAAGGAAGACAGGCTATTGTAGCCTACCATCATGGCTATTTCGTACATGTTGTATTTCCCTTCCAGCATTAATTCTAATGAACGTGTGATCCTTAATGCACGCAAAAAACGAACGTAGTTCATGCCTAAAATCTCTTTAAATTTCCGGGAAAGGGTTCTCGTGCTCATTCCGAATTCTTTCGCTGTAGATTCAATTGTCAATGGCTTTTCCAGATTGTCATGGATATACTTTGCGATCCTCAGAAGAGTTTCATCTTTTGGAAATGGGTGCTGTACCGGGAATGCCAGCTTTTTATCTCTTTTTTCCGGGAGAATTCCTTTTAAAGCTTTAAGAAAATAATATTTAGAACCGTCATTTTTTGTGATTTTCCCATCCCAGTCTTTAGTGTATAAAATCATTTCCCTGAGAAGATGACTGACAGAATAGATATTAATTTCATCAAAAAAGCCATTTTCATTTTCTTCTTTTTTGAAATAAAAATTATAAAGATCTACCTTGGGACTGGTCGAAAACAGATAATGCGGTGTTCCAGCCGGAATCCACATAAAACATCTTGCGGGAAGATACCAATGCTTGAGGTCTGTAAAAACATGAACAATTCCTCCCTCTGCGTAGACTAACTGGGCAGAACTGTGATGGTGAACATCTGTTGTGACATCTCCTGTGAGCACATTGTACACATAAAATTCAGCATCATCATCTTCTACTGCTTTAAAATGACTGTCATTCATCAAATAAAGGTATGAAGAAAATTCTGAATTGGCGTAAATGAGCAAATCTTTTTCTGTTTTCACAAATCAGCTCCGACTGTGTGCGCCGTAACTTTGCAACATTAAAATCAATCTAGCAAAAATTCTTTAATTAAATTATGAATATGATATTTAACGCTTGCGCATATCAGTGCATGGCGTTGTGCTTACTGCTTAGCGGCAGTTTTTTACACTCACAGATGATCGATTATCAGCATCTTGGCCTTCAACAGGCAATAGAGACCGGTTTAAAAAACAACAAAAACATTCAGATCAGTCATTTAAAACAGGAAATGGCGGTCACTAAAGAGAAGGATCTTGCAATGGAAAAACTTCCGGATGTTGAGTTCCACACAAGTTACAACCAGATAACCAATCTTTTCCAGCATCAGAACGGCTTTTTCAATAAAGCCACAAAGTATGATGTTATCAATGGAATGTACGATTTTACACTGTCGGCGTCCATTCCGGTGTATATGGGTGGGAAAATTAAAAATACAGAGAAAAAAGCAGCCATTGACACTGAAATCTCCACATTGAGAACCCATCTGGATGAAAGACAACTGAAAATGGAGATCATTACAGCCTTTCTGCAGATCCATCATTTAAAAGAGCAGCAGAGCCTTATTGATGATAAAATGAAGGAAGACTCTGTTAATATCAAACAGGTAAAATCTTTAAAAGCGAATGGCGTTGTCACTGTAAATGAAGTTCTAAGAACGTCTTTACAGCTTTCCAATCATAAAATGAGCTGGACGGAACTGGATAATGACATCCAGATTGCGGAACATCAGCTGAAAACTATTCTTTCTCTTCCTGAAAACCAGGAAATGCATGTGGATACAGAAGATCTGATCTCAGACAAGGCATCAGTTCCTTATATCGATGAATTAACGGAAACTGCTTTAAATAAAAATGAATCTGTTGATATGACGCATAAAAATCTTTCATTAAAAGTATTAGATCAGAAAATCACGAAAGCAAATTATTTACCGAAAATTACAGCTGGCGGAGAATATTTCATCAAGTACCCGAATATGATGTTTTTCCCTCCCGAGCCTTATGCCTACCGTTTGGGAATGCTGGGTATAAATCTTACCTATCCTATCGAAAACCTGTATAAAAACAAGTACAAAATGCAGGAAGCCAGGGAAAATATTGACCTGGCAAAACTTCAGATTGAGGAAAACGAAGAGAAAGTAAGACACAGCGTGTACGAAGCCTACAAAAAGTTTGAAGAAACCGATCAGAAAGTAAAAATCGCCGAAGAAGCAATTGGCCAGGCCAAAGAAAACTACCGTATTGTAAAAACAAAATACGCCAATAAACTAAGCCTTATCACGGAACTCATCGATGCAGATAATGCTTATCTGGAGGCAGAATCCAATCTTATCTCTGTAAAAATAAACCGACAACTAAAATATTACCAACTCCAGTACACGATTGGAAACTTATAAAAACTATGGCAAAGAAACAACTGACACAAAAGGAAAAAAGAATCAACAAAACGATCACGCTGCTGGCCTGGATCCTGATCATCAGCGGCATCACGGGAATGGTAAGTTTCTATCTATTCTCAAGAAAAAATGTTACTACAAATGATGCGCAGATCGAGCAGTATATCACCCCTGTTTCCAGTAAAGTTTCCGGATTTATCAAAACTATAAGGTTTGAGGAAAATCAGTTTGTTCATGAAGGGGACACACTGATCGTAATAGACAACAGGGAATTCGTCAATCAGGTGAAAATGGCTGAGGCAGGACTTCATGCAAATGCTGAAAATATTACCACTATACAAAGCAGCGTCAATACAAAGGAAAGCGATACAAAAATCATCGATGCCAAAATTGCTTCCGCAAAAATTGATATATGGAGAACGGAACAGGATTTTAAAAGATATAAAAACCTGGTTTCTGAAGATGCAGCAACGGAACAGCAGTTTGAAAACGTACAGGCTTCTTATGAACAGGCAAAAGCCAACCTTTTAGCTTTGGAACAGCAGAAAAATGCAGTAAGAGCAGGTGCCAGCGAACAGCAAACTAAAATTGCACCGGTCAAAAGCCAGATCCAGCAGAGTTCTGCAGGCCTGAATAATGCTCAACTTTTTCTTTCCTATACTGTAATTACTGCCCCCTATGACGGCTGGGTCGGGAAAAAGACCATCCAGGAAGGACAGCTGATCAAAGAAGGTCAGGCGCTTGTACAGATTGTGAGCAAAGAAAAATGGATCATTGCCAATTATAAAGAAACTCAACTCGGACAGATAGACTCAAAACAGGAAGTTACGATCACGGCAGATGCTTATCCTGACATTAAATTTAAAGGAAAAGTAGTTTCGGTTTCGCCTGCTTCAGGTTCTCAGTTTTCATTGGTAAAACCGGATAATGCAACAGGAAATTTTGTCAAAATCGAACAGAGATTCCCAGTAAAAATTATTCTGGACAACAATCAACATAACGAAAAACTGCTTTCCGGAATGAATGTTCTGGTAAGCGCAAAAAAGATATAGTGTGAATGTTTTGAGTTAGAAAGTGTGAGGGTGTGAACCTATTAGAATCGAGAGATATGAATGAAGAAGTTACTTTAATAATCACACCAGCGCATTTTCAAATCATACATCATAAAAATTGCCAGATTAGATTATTTAGCGGAAAGACATAACTGCAGAGACAAACTATCGTTTATACTTTAGTATTTGTCATTTTACCTTTTACTCTTTTTACAACCTGTGCTTTTGTCTTTTCGCATTTTATTTCTCAAAAAACATATACATACATCTTCTATACAAATGATTACACTTACAGATCCTTATGCAGCATAATACAGTTTATCATAAATGGGTTCCCCAGTGGCTGAAACTGCCACTTCTGGTGCTGGCCTTATTTCCACACCTGATGTTGTTATCCATTTTGCACTCCAACAGTGCCTTCACCTCTTCTTTTATGGATGTAGATTCGGATGACATTCAGTATTTAATGATTTTGATGTACGGAACCTTTGTGGTCACCTTGTTGGTTATACAGCGTTTTATGGCTTATTTCAGCGTGAAATATTACATTCTTCTGATGTCCTCCATTTCTGTGATCATTCTTTATGCTTTATCGGTAACCAATAATTATCAGGTTATTCTGGTTATACGCTTTCTGGAAGGTATTTTCGGGCTTATGGAAGGTGCGATCTTCCTTCCACTGATCATTGCTGAGTTAAAAACAAAGCATGCAAAAGTAATCGCTTATCTTTTCATGTATACGATCATGTTGACCGGTGGAACTGTCACCACATCATTACTGAAATCCAGCATTGAAAACTATGATTTCCAGCACATGATTTTAATGATGGTGTACTTTCACATTTTTGTCCTTATCATCGGGATTGCTCTGTTCAATACCAACAGATTTTTTCCTAAGATGCCTCTTTACCAGTTAGACATTACAAGCTGGTTCCTGTTGTGGGCAAGTCTTCAGTCTGGAGGTTATGCCATTATTTATGGGAAAAGACTGATGTGGTTTGAGTCTGACACCATTATTCTGTGCCTTTTTATTTTCCTTCTCTCAGGAGGATTATTTATGCTTAAACAGAGAAACTCCAAAAGACCGATCTTTCATTTTGAAGTATTCAGCTCAAAAAATGTTGTTGCCGGAATGATCCTGTTCTTTATTTTTTATCTCATCCGCTCGGGATTGAATAATGTGTACAGTATTATGGCAATTGTCTGGAAATGGCCCTGGGATTATATTGTGAATATTCAATACTGGAATGTAGCCGGGACTTTGCTGGGTGTGGTGCTTTCCGGAATATGTCTGATGAAAGGTGTTTCCTCAAGAATGGTATTCTTTACAGGGTTTCTGTTGCTGGCGGTAGATTGTGCATGGTTTACTTATACTTTTTATCCTGATACTACCCTTTCTACGATCTGCCCACCTCTTTTTCTTCAGGGAATTGCCCAGGGATTGCTGTTTACCCCTTTGGTTTTCTTTTTAATCTCGGGAATGCCGGAGCAATATGTTGCCAATGCT
The Chryseobacterium sp. W4I1 DNA segment above includes these coding regions:
- the rpsF gene encoding 30S ribosomal protein S6, translated to MNNYETVFILTPVLSDAQVEEAVKKFEDLLKEKNCEIVAKENWGLKKLAYPIQLKKNGFYTLIEFKGEGTVVADLELAFKRDERVIRYLTTKLDKHAVEYAVTRRTKIKAARA
- the rpsR gene encoding 30S ribosomal protein S18, translating into MAIDEMAKQASAGGESEVKFLTPLDINTKSEKKYCRFKKYGIKHVDYKDADFLLQFVNEQGKILPRRYTGTSLKYQRKVSAAIKRARHLSLLPYVADLLK
- the rplI gene encoding 50S ribosomal protein L9, whose amino-acid sequence is MDIILKKDVENLGLEFDTVSVKPGYARNFLLPQGIALLATPKNKAALEATLEARKEEEAKLIAAANGVVDQLKKTSITIPAKVGSGDKLFGSINNADLSAALAKAGVSVEKKYIKIPGNTIKRTGKVTANIRLHRNVEYNFEFDIVSDAPVEAPKPAAPKAKVVEETPSEEA
- a CDS encoding AraC family transcriptional regulator, which produces MKTEKDLLIYANSEFSSYLYLMNDSHFKAVEDDDAEFYVYNVLTGDVTTDVHHHSSAQLVYAEGGIVHVFTDLKHWYLPARCFMWIPAGTPHYLFSTSPKVDLYNFYFKKEENENGFFDEINIYSVSHLLREMILYTKDWDGKITKNDGSKYYFLKALKGILPEKRDKKLAFPVQHPFPKDETLLRIAKYIHDNLEKPLTIESTAKEFGMSTRTLSRKFKEILGMNYVRFLRALRITRSLELMLEGKYNMYEIAMMVGYNSLSSFSNIFKKVIGVPPSEYQQKLRGGE
- a CDS encoding TolC family protein, translating into MIDYQHLGLQQAIETGLKNNKNIQISHLKQEMAVTKEKDLAMEKLPDVEFHTSYNQITNLFQHQNGFFNKATKYDVINGMYDFTLSASIPVYMGGKIKNTEKKAAIDTEISTLRTHLDERQLKMEIITAFLQIHHLKEQQSLIDDKMKEDSVNIKQVKSLKANGVVTVNEVLRTSLQLSNHKMSWTELDNDIQIAEHQLKTILSLPENQEMHVDTEDLISDKASVPYIDELTETALNKNESVDMTHKNLSLKVLDQKITKANYLPKITAGGEYFIKYPNMMFFPPEPYAYRLGMLGINLTYPIENLYKNKYKMQEARENIDLAKLQIEENEEKVRHSVYEAYKKFEETDQKVKIAEEAIGQAKENYRIVKTKYANKLSLITELIDADNAYLEAESNLISVKINRQLKYYQLQYTIGNL
- a CDS encoding HlyD family secretion protein, whose protein sequence is MAKKQLTQKEKRINKTITLLAWILIISGITGMVSFYLFSRKNVTTNDAQIEQYITPVSSKVSGFIKTIRFEENQFVHEGDTLIVIDNREFVNQVKMAEAGLHANAENITTIQSSVNTKESDTKIIDAKIASAKIDIWRTEQDFKRYKNLVSEDAATEQQFENVQASYEQAKANLLALEQQKNAVRAGASEQQTKIAPVKSQIQQSSAGLNNAQLFLSYTVITAPYDGWVGKKTIQEGQLIKEGQALVQIVSKEKWIIANYKETQLGQIDSKQEVTITADAYPDIKFKGKVVSVSPASGSQFSLVKPDNATGNFVKIEQRFPVKIILDNNQHNEKLLSGMNVLVSAKKI